The DNA region CACACTGACACGGCATGGTGCTGGGATATGGCATTATCCCTCCTGATAGGGATGAAACCAATTCCTAGCATGTGCCATGAGTTGGTACCTTCCTAAACTCtcagcactgctcctgctgaGACCAGTAGCATTTTCCCAAGGGAGAACAGCTCAAAATATCCATTCATCCCAAGAAAAGGGCATCTGTTCTTGTACCTTGGAGTCTCTCTTGTCGTCACCTGCTCCTTCATTACTGACCTGTTCTGTGTGTCAACCTGGAGGTccagaaacagcaaataatGATCAAGAAATGGGATGGTGAAACAAAAGCCATATAATGATTCATAATGATGATACTGGTGTGTCACAGTCTTGTTGATATCCAGCAGCTCACTGAAATCTTCACCTTAAGTGATTTTGTGCTGTGAAAAAGAACAAGCCCAGGAGGAAAACACTGTTAGCATGAAGGTGACACTTGGGACTGTCACCCTGAAGAcccctccatgggctgcacaCCAGCTTCAGGCTGGAAAGAAGGTTGTGACCCCCATCCCCAATGCACTTTTGGAGCAGCCAGATATGCCAGGCAGCGCAGGAGTCCCCAGGCACTGGCAGGATGGGGATGCCTGTCCCAAGGGAGGCAGCCTGGGGTCCCCCAGCACCAACCCAGGCAGGCAGgttctgcagctcttcagggacccccacccctgcccttgGGTGGCACCCAAACTGGTCACAGTCTAGTATTTGAACCAGTGATTTTCTGGCCCAATGGCAAAACCACTCTCAACCGAGCCATCCTGaactgattatttaaaaattacatttgctaAAAGCAAGAATGAGCAGAAGAGTTGGGGGACTCAGGGAGTCACGTTGCTCTAAtcatttacatttcagtgacagctttactgcatttatttcaaGTCAGCTTTGCAAAAGCCCTTTATCAAGCGGTGCACAGCTCTCCTACAGGCGCTGCAGCATGTGTTTCAAGCCCATAGTAGCATTTTGGATATGTTGCATCAACGGGCTGCAAGAACGCGGGAAGGAGAAGGACCTCCCTCGAGCGCTCACAGCAAGTGAGTCCAAGCCATTTCTGGACAGGGCTCTTGGCTTGACATGACCtaaaaggatttctttttaaactcctCTTTGAAGTTAAACAAACTCAGACAAAACACATCGAAACCAATTAAGAGTTTTTCTCCACCTTTGTAGTATTTTAACGGCTATGTGCCATCATAATACTTTCAGTTGCACGTGTGATGAGCCTGTCGAAAACGTATGTAGGATCTACAGCCTGGATTATTATAAAAATgggcaaggaaagaaaaggaaatttttcctCCACTGAAAGCAGCTCATCCGTGTCTTGCCTTGTTAAACAACATCTGACATTTGCAGACAGTGCTATCCAcccacggctgaccacagcccacctgcCTGAGCCTGACTGGGTTGCTCAtgttctttccttgctttttcagGAGCTTTTTGCTTCTTGGCCCAAACAGCAGCTGCCGTCGCTGCTTCGCAGTCCTGTCCGTATGTCTGAGTCAAGTTCTGCCAGTGCCAAACCGCAGGGATGCGAGTGAGTCCCCGAGCGCCGCTCACAGCTGGTGGGTCAAGAGATCAGTCAGGGAGACCTGGGCTTCAAAAATCCCCTGCTCCGGCCCCAGCGCcgtgcagcagcaggaggtgtTAAGCAGGACCACCTCGGGGCTGGCAGCCGAgcggtgctggggagcagaTGCCTTTCCATAGGATTTGCTGTATTCCCCCAGCGCACCCAGCTGACCCTGGCCCCGGCGGCGTGCAGAGACCTGCTGCAGAAGGGTCAGAGGCAGCTACAAGACCACgagagcagccctgggttaAATGAATGCAGAAATGGGTCATGGCTGAGAGGACTTGGGTGTAAAGCGTgcactggctgtgctgcaggagcccGAGCTTTTGGCAGTGATGGAAAAATAGTCAAAGCAGGAGTGTAGAGATGACAAAAAGGGGACCATGGGGAAAGATACACTTATTCTGCTCAGGGAATGGGACTTCTGTATCCAGCACGTTTCTAGCTGCACCAGAAGCCAAATTCTGCAAACAGCCAAGCACCAGCTTTCCAACCAGAGCCTGCTGGCTGGTAACACCCACACCCACATGTGCTCACACACACTcacgtgcacacacacgcaTTCACATGCACCCACACAGGCTCACATGCACCCACACATGCTCACACAGATTCACACATGCATGAACACTCAATGCACAGAGCTTGCGTGACCTGCGTTTTGGTAATCGCAAGTGCAACTGACATACTGAAGAAGGTGAAGTTGCCCAGCAAGATGAACACAACCATGAACACGTGGCTGCTCATAAGCCCGTAACAATCCATCTCCCGCTGCAAGTCTGACCAGCCATCAACCTGCAAATGTATTTAAGCAGAGCAGAGAGTTAGTTCCAAACCACAGCATAACTCACAAGCCATACGaaatcttcctcttctttcttttttaaaactaagcACAGTTTCTCTGTTCCTCAGAGGTCCAGGTTTAAATCAGCTAGTACAGATCTCTCTGCTGTTAGCTTCAGAGATTTTCCCCTCTGAATTTGCAGTACTGGGTGGGGAAGTTTGTctatcaaagaaaaatttctggATCTGGAATATGAGTTTGCTGCCGAGCAGTTTATGCTCTCCCCAATGAAGTCGCAGGTTAATCAAAGGGCTTCTTCAGCAGCGCTCCAAAATCTGCAGTTTGTCGTTTGGCTGAGACAGActggaaaatgctgctgctcttaCGGTTAATAAACTGAAGAGTGTGAAGAGGGCAgtcctccagctgccccagtTTTCAGAGTCTCCAGTTTTGGGATCTCCATACCAGCCATGTCCCAAAATGGCAAATGCAAACATCAGCAGGTAGAGCATGATGGGGGCATACATCACTGTCTGCACCGGCTGGCCGAGAGCCTCTGTGAAAACctgcaaaaggaaagacaaatgtGTGCTCCGTAGGTGAAGGAGATGCTTGGCAGGGATGAAGTCTGGGAAGCGGGCTGGGGATGCAGATGACAGCTTCCCTGGACCACCTCTGAACCAGCTCCCTTGTGTGCGTCCACAGGGCTGTATGAACCAGCTCCCTTGCATGCATCCACAGGGCTGTACTGGGAActaaggagagagaaggggcaACCACCACGATGCATGGGGGAGCATGGCAAAATTCAGAGGCTGTGGCCATGCATCAGACTCTTGGACTGGGAAATGGCCCTTGTAGGGCTCAGTGGTGCTTGCATGTGGCAAGACCAAGGGCTGCTTGGTCCCAGAAGCATCACACTTAGCACACAGGAGCTTCTCACTGCCTTTCGAAATATGGACAGGTTACTAATGGAGTAATGGATTCCTATTGATAAAGGATACAGTTGTTCCCAAGCTCCTGCATTAATAAATTAgctgaataaaaataagcaatgcTATTAACCCTCATGCCCGGGGGTCTGAGCACAAACTGGATTTAGAATGATATTTCTGCTGCTCTCACTGCCCAGCTGCTTGCTCCTCCCTTGCCATGCAGGATGGGCCGGGATGGGAGACAGGAGTCCGCAGCCGTCTCTCATCCCTCCGTGGTTGCTCAGCTTGGGAAAGCCCCATGCAAGGCTTGGGGTCACTGGGAAGGGAGGTGATACTGCTTCTGAGACCATCTCACTTCTTATAAAAACCCACATATGACACTAACATATACAAAAGACATTCCTGGGAGTTGAGGGGTTTGCTGGTTTGGTGAACTGAGCTTATGACTTTTAGGCAAACGCTCCCACTGACTCCAGACCACAGCCAGCCACGGGCAGCCTCTGGCACCCACGTTACATTACCCTGCAGAGCGGCGGCAGCATGGGCGGTTGCTCCCCCAAAACCACCGTGCCTGCTGGTGCCAGCTGGGTCTCATTGGGTGCACCCATTCGAGGACTGTCCATCCACCATCTCTGACTGTCGACAGCATCTCTGGCTGGAGCTCTGGACCGCATCTGGCTGAGCTGCTCGGGTGGCACTGCCTGCAGGGACGGGTGCGGAGCTAGAGCAAGGGGCTCTTCCCAGCCTCCTCCGGCTGCCGACGTCCCGGCTTGTTCCGATGGCTGAAGGACTCCTGCAGAACCATCTCAGAAAGCCCAAACCAGACCAGCCATAAACCACCAAGCCTGGTACCAGTCCCGGAAAACCAGGAGGGTTCTCCTGTCCCCCTGCACACGCAGGTCTCTCCGCAGGCACAGCCTGGGACTAGCAGGGGAACAAAAGCCATTCAACCCCCAGAATCAGGTGACATTTTTGCCAAATTATGTCATGGAGTTGGGCAGGTTTGGGCTGTGGCACGTGGCCATAAAGAAAACCAGCCACCCAGCGCTGGGGGTGACGGGAGGGCCATAAAACGCTCCCAGTAACCGCGGGCTGGCGAGTGTGGGACCATCCGCCCGTTTCCCATTGCCAGGGCTTCTCTGGCTGCTTcgggagctgctgtgcagcctcGGAGCTTTTATTAAAGAAGGAGCTTTGTGGTTCACAGTGTATGCAGGTAGTAAACGACATTGGAATTAatcccaaatatatttttttaaaaaagcagaaaagttgatttttaaaattttttatttttttttttaacagaacaacctggcatttttaaagtttattttgaaattgaaatgaGGATGAATGGGGCCTACACTAAAACAGGGATTGCAGCTAACAGAACGTCTCTGTATGGAATACaacaaggaaattatttcctcaAGGTGGAAATTTATTGCTCCGAGGTGGAAGGCAGAGTGTTTTAAAGaggtttttaattaataaaggGAAACGTGCCAAGAATGTGTTGCATGTTTGAGCTCTCTGCATTAAATACTGCTAACCTGTTGAGGGCTAATTTAGGCTTCAATTAataaacaacaatacacacAGAGGCATAAACAGCCTCCTCCGCCTTCAGCAAAATGCATTTAGGCTGCCctatcacattttaaaataaattttaggcAAAGAGGTGTTGTGTCCGGGGTGACAGGCAGCTCAGGGCACTTGTCCCTTCAGGTCAGGACACAAGGGTAGGTACCGATCGCCCCTGGAGTGGGAAGGCAGCGGCACGGCAGGGCTTTGCAGGGTATTTATAACATACCTGGAACAGGAAGGGACTGTGAGAGCCTAAAGAATTTTCCTCTTTGCTATTTCACCCCCTCCAGTAATACCATTCTAGGCATTCTCACCCAAAGGCAGGATGCAATTTCCCAGTGGCCCCAGTCCCTTAGGTGTTAAGTCCCACCAACCTCCATCAAAACCCAGTGTTTCATGGCccagattttcaaaggcatttagGCTCTTAAACTTGCAGATTTGTGCtgagtgggattttttttcaaagcacctCAACATTTTAAGCATCTCAGGGGGGAACGGTGCCAAATCTTATCCTACgggttttcttccttgtggTCCCCAGACGAGGCATCTCCTGGCAGTGAGTTCCACAAGTGCATAGCACGAGGCTCAAACCAACAACACACGGGCACCCTGATTTAAATGTCCCCCCATTTTGCTATGCATCAGTTTGCTCTCTCACAATCAGCCAGTCCAAACCGCAGCATCTGATCCCTCATGCCCAAACCATTCATTATTTCATGCACTTCTACATgtcctcccttctcccagcgACACAGAATAATTAACATATAAAAGTCTGGTGATAAGTGAAGTTTACGATCCAAACTAGAGGAATGAAGGCTCAGAAGTGAACATTATAAGAGCCCTGTGCCCATAAACATCCCACTTCTGGTGGGCTACCCAGCCAATTAATTACACGCAGAAATGCTGGCTGAGCATTCATTGCCCACATAAGCTCcttgctgaaaaacaaacctCCAGAGTCGTCAGGAGAAAACTAAGTAGGAGATGGTGtgctggagagaaaaatacacacagaCCAAGAATAGGACGTGACCTAGGttttatagggttttttttggggtcTACTCTGCTGtagtaagaaagaaaatctctCCGTTCCTtgtgggaaagaagaaatatgggaaaaaaataatggccAAGCCATGGGCTTCTTAAAAAATTAGGAATTATTAGTTGTTACCTTTGCTTACAAACTACCGCAAGCATCAGCCCCTTTTGGACTAGGCAGCCCTCGACACCTGGGTAGAGCAAAGCCTCCCCCTGTTCCTGGGCTTGGGATTCCCCCTCTCTGCTGGGACTTAACCAGTGCGCGGTGCTTCACCCTCACCCCGCGGCTCTGCTTGATGAGCTTGAGTATGCGGAGGGTCTGGAGACCCTTGGTCGTCCCCTCCAGCTGGGTGCATGTGGCGACATCCACGGGTAAGACGTGTGGGAGGAAGGTATTGAGGAGGGTGGCGGCATCCAAGGTGGTGCAGCTGCTCTTCCAGTAGGCAATGGGATCCACGTACAGCTTCAGCAAAGGCTCGATGGTGTAAACAGTGACGAAGAAAGCATCTGTGAtctggagagaggaggaggtgagcccaggctgctgcctgtggctgcca from Falco biarmicus isolate bFalBia1 chromosome 8, bFalBia1.pri, whole genome shotgun sequence includes:
- the CATSPER3 gene encoding cation channel sperm-associated protein 3 gives rise to the protein MFEMVPLGRGMLLGTFNRNMLAGCVGSGSHRQQPGLTSSSLQITDAFFVTVYTIEPLLKLYVDPIAYWKSSCTTLDAATLLNTFLPHVLPVDVATCTQLEGTTKGLQTLRILKLIKQSRGVRVKHRALVKSQQRGGIPSPGTGGGFALPRCRGLPSPKGADACGVLQPSEQAGTSAAGGGWEEPLALAPHPSLQAVPPEQLSQMRSRAPARDAVDSQRWWMDSPRMGAPNETQLAPAGTVVLGEQPPMLPPLCRVFTEALGQPVQTVMYAPIMLYLLMFAFAILGHGWYGDPKTGDSENWGSWRTALFTLFSLLTVDGWSDLQREMDCYGLMSSHVFMVVFILLGNFTFFSMSVALAITKTQVTQALCIECSCMCESV